In Oharaeibacter diazotrophicus, the genomic window TTCGTTCCATGACGGCCACGGACGGGAGAACGGATTTGCGTCCGCCCGTCCGGTGTCGCCCGGATCAGAGGCCGAGGCGGGGGATCTCGATCGCCGGGCAGCGGTCCATCACCACCTTCACGCCCTCGGCCTCGGCGCGGGCCGCCGCGGCGGTGTCGACGACGCCGAGCTGCATCCACACCGCCTTCGGCCGGGCGGGGAGGGCGAGCGCCTCGTCGACCACGCCGCCGGCGGCGTCGGAGGCCCGGAAGATGTCGACGAGGTCGATCGGGCCGGGCACGTCGGCGAGGCTGCCGTAGACGGTGGCGCCGTGAATCGTCTTGCCGGCGAGGCCCGGGTTGACCGGGTGCACCGTGAAGCCGCGCGACAACAGGAAGGCCAGCACCCGGTTCGACGGGCGGTCGGCGTTGGCGCTCGCGCCGACGAGGGCGATGGTGCGGGTGGCGCCGAGGATGGCGCGGATGTCGTCGTCGCTCTTGCCGTCGATCGCCATGGTGTCCTCCTACTCGAGTTGCAGGTTGCCGGCGTCGTCCATCGGGAAGAACGGATTGTGGGCGACTTCCCAGAGATGGTTGTCCGGATCGGCGAAGTAACCGGAGTAGCCGCCCCAGAACGCCTTCTGGCCGGGCTTCACCAGCTTGGCCCCGCAGGCGACCGCGTGGGCGAGGCAGGCGTCGACCTCGGCCGGCGATTCGAGGTTCTGCGCCAGCGTCACGCCCGAGAAGCCCGGCGCGTCGGGCTCGACGCGGGCATCCTCGGCGAGGAGATGGCGCGGATAGAGCGCGAGGACCACCCCCGAGAGCTGGAAGAACGCGACGTCGGCCTGCGACGCCTTGGCCGGCACGAGGCCGAGACGCTCGTAGAAGGCGCGCGCCCGCCGGATGTCGGCGACGCCGAGGGTGACGATGCTGAGGCGCGACTTGAAGGGGGAGGACACCTTGACCAACTCCGATCGACGAAAGTTCGACGGCGCACGGTGTGGCCGGGATTCGCGGCGGCATGATAGCAGGAGCCGTCCCGACCGGGCCGCCGGGAGGGTGTCCTTTGGTAGGGTCCGGCGTCCATCGCCGGGGAGGAACGAGCCGATGCACCATCCGAAGATGACCGCCGCGGACCTCAACGCCTTCCTCGAGCGCGACTTTCCCGAGCTGAACGCGACGCGGCGCGCCTACGTCGTCACCGAGATCGGGCACCGCAGCGCCGCCGTCACGCTCGACGCCGGCCCGGAGATGCTGCGGCCCGGCGGCACCGTCTCGGGGCCGACCCTGATGACGCTGGCCGACATCGCCGCCTGGGTGGTGATCCTCGGCCACGTCGGTCCGGTCGGGCTCACGGTCACGACCCACCTCTCGATCGACTTCCTGCTGAAGCCGCAGCCGGGCCTGCTGGTCGGCCGTTCGCGGCTCCTGAAGCTCGGCAAGCGCCTCGCCGTCGCCGCCGTCGAGATCGGCGACGAGGCCGGCGCGTCGGTCTACGCCCACGCCTCCGCGACCTATTCGATCCCGCCCGGCGCGGTCGGCGGCGCCTGATCCGCCGCCGCCCCGCATGGCGGCGCCCCGCCCCGCGCGCTTGACAGACGGGCGCCGGCGTGGTGTCAGGCGCCGCGAAACCACATTCGGCGGCCCGCTCGGCTGCCACCTCGGAGCGTGACGATGTTCGATCTCGGCGGCCTGTCGGCCCTGGTCACCGGTGCGAGCGGCGGCATCGGCGGTGCGGTGGCCCGCGCCCTGCACGCCCACGGCGCCAAGGTGGCGCTCGCCGGAACCCGCGCCGCGGCGCTCGAGACGCTCGCGGCCGAACTCGGCGAGCGCGCCGTCGTCGTCACCGGCAACCTCGCCGACCGCGCCGATTGCGACCGCCTGTTCGCCGACGCCGAGGCCGCGCTCGGTCAGGTCGACATCCTGGTCAACAACGCCGGCATCACCCGCGACGGCCTCGCCATGCGGATGAAGGACGAGGACTGGGACGCGGTGATCGAGGTCAACCTCACCGCCGGCTTCCGCC contains:
- a CDS encoding CoA-binding protein; amino-acid sequence: MAIDGKSDDDIRAILGATRTIALVGASANADRPSNRVLAFLLSRGFTVHPVNPGLAGKTIHGATVYGSLADVPGPIDLVDIFRASDAAGGVVDEALALPARPKAVWMQLGVVDTAAAARAEAEGVKVVMDRCPAIEIPRLGL
- a CDS encoding VOC family protein, encoding MSSPFKSRLSIVTLGVADIRRARAFYERLGLVPAKASQADVAFFQLSGVVLALYPRHLLAEDARVEPDAPGFSGVTLAQNLESPAEVDACLAHAVACGAKLVKPGQKAFWGGYSGYFADPDNHLWEVAHNPFFPMDDAGNLQLE
- a CDS encoding PaaI family thioesterase; this encodes MHHPKMTAADLNAFLERDFPELNATRRAYVVTEIGHRSAAVTLDAGPEMLRPGGTVSGPTLMTLADIAAWVVILGHVGPVGLTVTTHLSIDFLLKPQPGLLVGRSRLLKLGKRLAVAAVEIGDEAGASVYAHASATYSIPPGAVGGA